Within Cyprinus carpio isolate SPL01 chromosome A7, ASM1834038v1, whole genome shotgun sequence, the genomic segment AATGATTATTATTTCTCTTACTTGGCAACTTGAGTTCCAATCATCACATCTCCCGCTTGCATTCGAACACGGCTGAATGGACTAGAAGATATAAAATAGATAGGAAACTAGGAATTGTATATTTAGGGGAAAGAAGTAATACATCAAACAAttcataacaaacaaaacaaggaaTAATTTTCAAACATGCAGGATCAGTATAACTTTATTTCATGTCAAAAGAACCTCAAATGCAGTCAGATGTTGTGCACCTGTTCATTACAGCTTTGTCACTCACCGCATGTAAGGGTCCACACTAAGGAACACTGCCTCCAGAAGAACCTCTGAAGAACAagaataaatgccacttggtatGAAATAGAGCAAATATTGGAAAAATATGACATTTGAGGATCACAAACCTCCATCTCTGGGCTCAGAGAGCTGCTCTAGTTTCAGCTCAAAGTCGGTGTGTTTAGGAAAGCCCTCAAAGTGCTGCTTCAGGACCCAGGTTTTGGCTTGAACCATGACTCTCTTTGTTGAAAGCAACTGTAAAATATacgaaaaaaaatgtatcatacatGTGTAACCTTCAAAACTACAGACTGTTCCACGAAACGCAGTTGATTCGCTCACAAATCACAACAgcgataaaaaaaaagtaacggTCCGAACAAGTATGTTGTAAGTAACCATAATAATTGACCACGAATTAACACAACCGTTAACACACAAAGTTCCCTGTTCCTTTACTTGCTGCTGTTGCGCACACAGTAGAGAACTTGTTTAAGGCCCTCCCACCGTCCATACACTGCTACATTATTGGCTGAATCTTAATCAGGTGACATTGTGCATCTATCTGATTGGCCGACTAGATTTGTCTATCATCTTCAATAAAGACGCTTCTTAATGTTGTTTTCAATAAAGCCActtctgtatatttttatacagtttcaAGCTGTGTTATAATATCATTCCATCttctgaggcaaaaaaaaaaaaggcttttggaATAATATATTTGTCGAGGAACCCCACGCCATGTGACGAAAGCAAGCGCGGGCATTTCGGAAATAAGTTACATCAAAAGGGTTCTGTATTTTAAGGTATGGATGTatttactatatactgtataaaaacatgaccGAGTCGTGTCTTAAACTCTTGACTGCTGTGATGGGTCTTGTacagtccatttttttttcttgataattattatattttgaatatctcTATATTTATACGTGTGTATGTTTGACTATGGGtcagtacgtgtgtgtgtgtgtgtgtgtgtgtgtgtgtgtgtgtgtgtgtgtgtgtgtgtgtgtgtgtgtgtgtgttttccctatttaaacacattaaacaatcACCCAACATTCACCTCAGTACTGAAAAAAAACcttgtaaatacataaaataagtcgAGATTGCTTTAATGTCTTGACCATCTGCTTTAGAATAAGGGAATATCTCTGAAGTGTGAGCCAAGTTGACATAATCAGCCATGCTGGATGGGGCTCAGTTTGTTGAGGCGTTGTCACGGTTGGGTTACCCACGGGCGTCTGTGCTGAAAGGTTCAGAGTTTGACTGGTTATTTGACACAGCACCAGATAACCTGCACCTTTTACGTGTCGTCTGCAACCGCCTGAACTGCAGCAATGTTGTAACGCCAGAAGAATTGCAAGCGTACAAGGCACTCCAGGAGTCCGGGAAGCCCATACTGGATGAGGTGACACTGGGTGAGCTGCTTAAAACCTGTTTACCTGTAGATGGAGGTGTAGTGTCACAGGGCTGTTCTGCGCTGTGTGGAGGGGGAAATGTAACAATCGAGGACCTCGAGACAGAACTTCAAGCTCTCCGCAAGGAAAAGCAGCTAAAACAACGCAGACTCAATAAGCTGCAGGTGTTGGCTACCAGCTGGGTTGCAAACTCCTCTGCATCCCAAGCACTGCTGCAGGAAGGAGGCTCTACAGTAAAGGATGCCAACTCTGCCTTGGCAGCTGAAAACGCATACACCAACTCAGCTGTGGAGAACCTGTCAAAAGAGACCACCAAACTGGCTGGCTTTTTCCAAACTGACCCTCATTACCTAAGAAGTAAAGATGGAGCTGCTCCACCATTAGTTACTCAACCAGTGCTCCTCTCTCAGGTGTCTCTAGAGCCTTTCCTCCAGCAACAGGAGCAATTCACCAAAGTGTTGACTGCCTACACTCAGCGTCAGTTCTTTCAGGGCATCTCAAACATGATGGAGACCTCCACATCCAATCGCTGCCAGCTGACCAGTCTGAGCTGTTGCAGTGAGCatgaggaagaagaggatgaggGACTAGTGGAGCTCAGGGAGAAGGAGATGGCACAACTGCAGTGGGCATACATAGTGGCACAGTACCAGCTGGTGAAAGAGAGGGCAAAGGAGCATGGTGACAAGGCAGCAAAGGAGTGGCTCATCCAGCGACTGAACAGCAGCACAGAggtgaatattaattaaaaagatagTTTTCATGATTGgtttataaatgcctttacagtgccattcaaaacatttaaagagtagtatattattgtttgtttcttattaacatttatagcaagtttaaaatatactacaataGAAAACCTTATTACTgttcactgtattttgatcaaataaatccagccttgctGAGTGTAACGgactttcaaaaaaatttacaaatcttaccaaccccaaaatttttaACAGTAAGTATACACTGAGTTTTAGCGATTTGGTAAAATAATTTGTTCAATAtgagaaaaaaactatttcaaaagcTTCTTAATCTCAGGTTATATTTCCAACCTAAGTAAGAGCTATTCTAGAGTGTTATTATTATGCCTGAAATGCACTGTTACTTACTGTTACTGATATGTATCTTTAAACTAGTTATTCATCAGCAGCACTGTGCTGTTACTTTAAATTTGTATGTGTGAAACAGCGTTTTAACCCTGTTCTACGCAAACATGTACCAAGGCAAATTTGTATGTTGATAAACACATTGCAAGGAGAATAAACTTTGTGTgtctgacatttttttaatgataaatattttcTGTCCCTTGAACTGAGTATACCTCTAAATGTTTCTAATTTTCTTCCTCTCGTAGTCTCTGTGCTACTCAAAGGTGAGCAGGCTTGAGTCTGATCTACACTCTGAGATCCTCTCAATTCAGTCTGAAACTCAGTCCCTTATGTTAGACCCAGTCCGCTCTGCTTTACGAGACTGTGCCTGCCTCCTTAATATCCCAGTGGTGCGTGGTGACCTCGCTCTTCAGTTAGCCAGGCAAAATTACTGCACCTCCAGGCAAACAGAAGTTTGTGACCAGCTTCTCCGTCAGAAGGCCTTCTTCGAAGTTGTGCATCTGGCCCAGGATGCAGAGCTCCTTATGGGGAAGAGGGTGATGAAGCAGCTTGAGGAAATACTGAAGAGACTGGAGGGGGCAGCAGAAGCTGCTGCTCAGAGAGAAAACATTCTGACACAACCCCACCTAACTCAAGTGCCTTACCTTGGTTCTAATGCTAAACAACAGGTCATCAGCTCCAAGGACACAGCCTTTAGCAGGTAATCCACCGTGAGTGGAGAGAAGTTTAACTTTCAGTTTTGTACTTTGAAATGCTGGTTGAGTTTATAAGACTATATCTTCATATCTATATGTTCATCCCTCAGGTTGCTGCAGATGCTTGAGTTAGGTAAGACCCCCACGGAGAGGGAGAATCCATTCCAAACCTATGGTAGGCTGGAAACAGCGGCCTTTAAACTACAGCAGGATTTGGTCACAGTACAAGAGGCTTTGGATGGGGCCAGACGAGAGCAAGCCTATACTGGAGCTCGG encodes:
- the LOC109061427 gene encoding HAUS augmin-like complex subunit 3, with amino-acid sequence MLDGAQFVEALSRLGYPRASVLKGSEFDWLFDTAPDNLHLLRVVCNRLNCSNVVTPEELQAYKALQESGKPILDEVTLGELLKTCLPVDGGVVSQGCSALCGGGNVTIEDLETELQALRKEKQLKQRRLNKLQVLATSWVANSSASQALLQEGGSTVKDANSALAAENAYTNSAVENLSKETTKLAGFFQTDPHYLRSKDGAAPPLVTQPVLLSQVSLEPFLQQQEQFTKVLTAYTQRQFFQGISNMMETSTSNRCQLTSLSCCSEHEEEEDEGLVELREKEMAQLQWAYIVAQYQLVKERAKEHGDKAAKEWLIQRLNSSTESLCYSKVSRLESDLHSEILSIQSETQSLMLDPVRSALRDCACLLNIPVVRGDLALQLARQNYCTSRQTEVCDQLLRQKAFFEVVHLAQDAELLMGKRVMKQLEEILKRLEGAAEAAAQRENILTQPHLTQVPYLGSNAKQQVISSKDTAFSRLLQMLELGKTPTERENPFQTYGRLETAAFKLQQDLVTVQEALDGARREQAYTGARIESDRDVLNQVAYSDIVQPLLRPQVCAIATPALELCPHAQELTIVLDELEVKQKTLYTSLQDIVCDLKAKRGRLECSATLRRERELYVYFHLDSRQLRKAVRDIEAQAGVM